Proteins from a single region of Rhodospirillales bacterium:
- a CDS encoding M48 family metalloprotease: MMREKYRNIKMYSSLSLRARRSNPAIIAKIPGLRRRLCLLAMTVIFVFIFPALPNAQAGLPPIIRDTEIEAIFSEWTTPLLKASEIGPDNVRIILVQSDQVNAFVAGGANIFFYTGLIKKTDGPEEVIGVLAHEMGHIAGGHLITTQDALERASYESILGAVLGLGAAIATGNGAAASAIITGSQNIAGRRFLAHSRINEASADQAAFSYITRAQLNPSGLSSFFKKLQDQELLPATQQSEYVRTHPITRNRIEAMDALIAKSPLKDQAPTARWQDQHARMKAKLIGFINPEQTAWAYPKEDTSIPARYARTIAAYRRNDIPTALRGIDELLHDEPHNAYFYELKGQMLVDFSRVEEALPAYRKAVELMPEGPLLRIALAHALLQDEDNRAQVEEAIRHLERALIKEKRSTRVHRLLATAYGRSGRESLAKLHLAEEAVLQQRLPYAKAQAESALKDFRAGSSEWIKTKDVLNHIALLEQQMN, translated from the coding sequence ATGATGCGGGAAAAATATAGAAACATCAAAATGTATTCTTCGCTGTCATTGCGAGCGCGGCGAAGCAATCCAGCCATAATTGCTAAAATCCCTGGATTGCGTCGTCGGCTTTGCCTCCTCGCAATGACCGTCATCTTTGTCTTTATTTTTCCTGCTTTACCCAATGCACAAGCGGGCTTGCCGCCGATTATTCGTGATACGGAGATTGAGGCGATTTTCAGCGAGTGGACTACGCCTTTGCTGAAAGCTTCGGAAATAGGGCCGGATAATGTGCGGATCATTTTGGTACAAAGTGATCAGGTCAACGCGTTTGTTGCCGGCGGGGCGAATATTTTCTTTTATACCGGATTGATTAAGAAAACCGATGGGCCGGAAGAAGTCATTGGCGTTCTCGCCCACGAGATGGGCCATATTGCTGGTGGACATTTGATCACTACGCAAGATGCGCTTGAGCGTGCAAGTTATGAGAGTATTTTGGGCGCGGTTTTGGGGCTTGGCGCAGCGATTGCGACCGGTAACGGCGCAGCAGCCAGTGCAATTATTACAGGCAGCCAGAATATCGCCGGGCGGCGGTTTTTAGCCCATAGCCGGATCAATGAAGCAAGTGCGGATCAAGCGGCTTTTAGCTATATTACCCGCGCGCAGCTTAACCCTTCGGGGCTGTCGAGCTTTTTCAAAAAATTGCAGGATCAGGAGCTTTTACCGGCAACGCAACAAAGCGAATATGTTCGCACCCACCCGATTACCCGCAACCGGATTGAGGCCATGGACGCACTAATTGCCAAAAGCCCTCTCAAAGATCAAGCGCCCACCGCGCGCTGGCAGGACCAGCATGCGCGGATGAAGGCCAAGCTCATTGGTTTTATAAATCCTGAGCAAACAGCCTGGGCCTATCCAAAAGAGGATACATCAATCCCGGCACGCTATGCCAGAACCATTGCGGCCTATCGACGGAATGATATTCCCACAGCCTTGCGCGGCATTGACGAACTTTTGCACGATGAACCGCACAATGCGTATTTTTATGAGTTAAAAGGGCAAATGCTGGTGGATTTTAGCCGCGTTGAAGAAGCCCTGCCCGCTTACCGCAAGGCGGTTGAGCTGATGCCTGAGGGACCTTTGCTGCGCATTGCACTGGCCCATGCCTTGCTGCAGGATGAAGATAATCGGGCGCAGGTTGAAGAGGCCATCCGTCACCTTGAGCGTGCTTTGATCAAAGAGAAACGTTCAACGCGCGTACACCGCCTGTTGGCTACAGCGTATGGGCGCTCAGGGCGCGAAAGTCTGGCGAAATTGCATCTGGCTGAGGAAGCAGTGTTACAACAACGCTTGCCCTATGCCAAAGCGCAGGCCGAAAGTGCATTAAAAGACTTTCGTGCCGGTAGCTCTGAATGGATTAAAACCAAAGATGTACTCAATCATATCGCGCTTTTAGAACAACAAATGAATTGA
- a CDS encoding DsbA family protein — protein sequence MRFTFHKTALAFSALTILASGAAGAEEAAFSDAQKDAMGAIIKDYLMENPNVIFEAIEAGRAKQEEEAQKNAEVKIEENIAYLTRAEAPSIGNPDADVTVIEFFDYNCGYCKRALPDIQAAIKDDANLRVVFKDMPILGPTSKTAALWALAAHKQGKYFDYHVALMEHKGPKEEAELEKLARNLGLDVEQMKKDIDSEELQKELDKVTEVGREIGVSGTPAFIVGKTFIPGYVGEDGLKSAINAEREKNK from the coding sequence ATGAGATTCACATTTCACAAGACCGCGCTGGCTTTTAGCGCGCTGACGATATTAGCAAGCGGTGCGGCTGGTGCTGAAGAGGCGGCTTTTAGCGATGCGCAAAAAGACGCGATGGGCGCGATCATCAAAGATTATTTGATGGAAAACCCGAATGTGATTTTCGAAGCGATTGAAGCCGGACGCGCAAAGCAAGAAGAAGAAGCGCAGAAAAATGCCGAGGTTAAAATTGAGGAAAATATCGCGTATTTGACTCGCGCCGAAGCTCCTTCTATCGGCAATCCAGACGCAGATGTGACGGTGATTGAATTCTTTGATTATAATTGCGGATACTGCAAACGCGCTTTGCCGGATATTCAAGCGGCCATTAAAGATGACGCGAATTTGCGCGTTGTATTTAAGGATATGCCAATTCTCGGGCCCACATCTAAAACAGCGGCGCTTTGGGCACTGGCCGCGCATAAACAGGGTAAGTACTTTGATTACCATGTTGCGTTGATGGAGCATAAGGGTCCAAAAGAAGAAGCCGAGCTTGAAAAGCTGGCCAGAAATTTGGGACTGGATGTTGAGCAGATGAAAAAGGATATTGATAGCGAAGAGCTTCAAAAAGAACTCGACAAAGTTACAGAAGTTGGCCGTGAAATCGGTGTAAGTGGTACGCCTGCTTTTATCGTCGGTAAAACCTTTATTCCCGGATATGTCGGTGAGGATGGCTTGAAATCAGCGATTAACGCCGAGCGCGAGAAAAATAAATAA
- a CDS encoding thioredoxin domain-containing protein yields MIFRIFIGIIALLCAYMAYSTVSFVMLKSAVQKGYEGNVITSPQADMSVVEFFDYTCPSCREFQPALMRAVERDGAVRLVLRPIPSDMTDKGKTVARLALSAGKQGKFLEAHKHLIENYRVVDDAYIENFAAALNLDLAQLKEGMKDPEIDDEIDNNLVSLEKLGARGVPTLLLNGDVLYTPNEEGVTSDTILGLFNQARGL; encoded by the coding sequence ATGATTTTTAGAATCTTTATCGGGATCATTGCTTTGCTATGCGCCTATATGGCGTATAGCACGGTTTCGTTTGTCATGCTCAAATCTGCGGTACAAAAGGGATATGAAGGTAATGTTATTACATCGCCGCAAGCGGATATGAGCGTGGTTGAGTTTTTTGATTATACCTGCCCGTCTTGTCGGGAGTTTCAACCTGCCCTTATGCGAGCAGTTGAGCGTGACGGCGCTGTGCGCCTTGTATTACGCCCTATCCCTTCTGATATGACAGACAAAGGAAAAACCGTGGCACGTTTGGCTTTGTCTGCAGGTAAGCAAGGCAAATTTTTAGAAGCGCATAAGCATCTTATTGAGAATTACCGCGTTGTTGACGATGCCTATATCGAGAATTTCGCCGCCGCGTTAAACTTGGATCTTGCGCAGCTGAAAGAAGGCATGAAAGACCCGGAAATCGATGATGAAATTGATAATAATCTTGTAAGTCTTGAAAAATTGGGGGCCCGTGGTGTTCCTACACTCCTGTTGAATGGCGACGTCTTGTACACGCCCAACGAAGAAGGTGTGACCAGCGATACCATTCTGGGCTTGTTTAATCAGGCAAGAGGATTATAA
- a CDS encoding copper chaperone PCu(A)C produces the protein MKTLLLTFGCVLLGLSANTVQADDLVLGVSAQNAYAYATSPVQQNGAVFVEFSNITEDDLKITSAKADVSERVELHTHLMDGDMMMMREVDGYDVPAGASVRLEPMGHHIMLMGLKAPLIVGGSFPVTVMDEHGAGLTFTVEVKAPGETMDKPKAHSEHNEEAVESVTDAAQMPETAP, from the coding sequence ATGAAAACTTTATTACTGACTTTTGGTTGTGTTTTATTAGGCCTATCTGCAAACACTGTGCAAGCTGATGACTTGGTCTTGGGCGTCAGTGCACAAAATGCTTATGCTTACGCCACCAGCCCTGTGCAACAAAATGGCGCTGTCTTTGTTGAGTTTTCTAATATTACTGAGGATGATCTCAAAATCACCAGCGCGAAGGCTGATGTTTCTGAACGTGTGGAGCTGCATACGCACCTCATGGATGGTGATATGATGATGATGCGCGAAGTTGATGGTTATGACGTTCCTGCGGGCGCAAGTGTTAGGCTGGAGCCGATGGGGCACCACATCATGCTGATGGGGTTGAAAGCGCCTTTAATTGTGGGTGGGAGCTTCCCTGTTACCGTGATGGATGAACATGGTGCAGGCCTGACCTTCACTGTAGAGGTTAAAGCGCCCGGCGAGACTATGGACAAGCCAAAGGCTCATAGTGAGCATAATGAAGAGGCTGTTGAGAGCGTCACGGACGCTGCTCAAATGCCGGAGACTGCACCTTGA
- the aroQ gene encoding type II 3-dehydroquinate dehydratase, protein MKKILILNGPNLNMLGLREPDIYGDQTLDDIKSLCLEKAQGLDMEIDFRQSNHEGVLVEWIQDAHPRKKGDFDALVINAAAYTHTSIAIHDALKILDIPIIEVHLSNPKNREEFRHNSYIEPLADEVIAGEGAKGYLLALEKLKELL, encoded by the coding sequence TTGAAAAAAATCCTGATCCTGAACGGTCCCAATCTGAATATGTTAGGCCTGCGTGAGCCTGATATTTATGGTGATCAAACGCTGGATGACATCAAGAGTCTGTGCCTCGAAAAGGCCCAGGGGCTGGATATGGAGATTGATTTTCGTCAGTCTAACCATGAAGGTGTTCTTGTTGAGTGGATTCAAGATGCACATCCTCGTAAAAAAGGCGATTTTGACGCTCTGGTAATCAATGCGGCCGCTTATACCCATACATCGATTGCCATACATGACGCGCTCAAGATTTTGGATATTCCTATCATTGAGGTACATTTATCCAATCCTAAAAACCGCGAAGAATTTCGTCATAACTCTTATATAGAGCCACTTGCAGACGAAGTAATCGCCGGAGAAGGAGCAAAGGGATATTTACTAGCCCTTGAAAAGCTCAAAGAACTCTTGTAA
- the accB gene encoding acetyl-CoA carboxylase biotin carboxyl carrier protein → MKIDSKAIKQLADLLEETGLNEIEVADGDKAIRVSKGGGTVVAAASAPAVSMPSDPAVPQQANTSAPDTTAHTHPGAVTSPMVGTAYLQGEPGAPSFVQKGDNVKAGDTLLIIEAMKVMNPIKAEKGGIVTQILIENGQPVEFGDVLMVVE, encoded by the coding sequence ATGAAAATTGATTCTAAAGCGATTAAACAACTGGCTGATTTGCTGGAAGAAACAGGCCTGAACGAAATTGAAGTGGCTGATGGTGATAAAGCCATTCGTGTGAGCAAGGGCGGCGGTACAGTTGTTGCCGCTGCAAGCGCTCCGGCTGTATCTATGCCTTCTGACCCTGCTGTTCCTCAGCAAGCGAATACCAGTGCTCCTGATACGACAGCACACACTCATCCGGGAGCTGTAACTTCGCCAATGGTTGGAACGGCCTATCTGCAGGGCGAGCCCGGCGCACCCTCCTTTGTTCAAAAGGGAGACAATGTGAAAGCCGGCGATACCTTGCTGATTATAGAGGCCATGAAAGTTATGAACCCTATTAAGGCTGAAAAAGGCGGAATCGTAACACAAATCTTGATTGAAAACGGTCAGCCAGTTGAGTTTGGCGATGTTCTTATGGTTGTTGAGTAA
- the accC gene encoding acetyl-CoA carboxylase biotin carboxylase subunit — MFKKILIANRGEIALRIIRACKEMGIKTVAVHSTADASSMAVRLADESVCIGPAQSKDSYLNIPAILSAAALTGADAVHPGYGFLSENAQFARMVEEHGFAFIGPTPEHIEQMGDKVTAKQTVAALGLPVVPGSDGGVDTPEEGLKIAKNMGFPVIIKAASGGGGKGMQVVSDPDDFEERFVRARSEAKANFGDDTVYIEKFLGNPRHIEIQVFGDTHGNAIHLGERDCSIQRRHQKLIEEAPSPILSGDLRDEIGCLAADTIRAMGYRGAGTIEFLYEDGKFYFMEMNTRIQVEHPVTEMITGIDLIAEQIRVAAGEPLTVKKERLRLRGHAMEIRINAEDPDNFTPCPGTITQFHAAGGLGVRFDSAIYNGYTIPPYYDSMIGKLIVHGRNREECIRRMKRAIHETIVSGIKTTLPLHDWILRQDAFLSGDYTIHWLEEQLKDR; from the coding sequence ATGTTTAAAAAAATCCTCATAGCCAATCGCGGTGAAATCGCCCTTCGGATCATCCGGGCCTGTAAAGAAATGGGCATTAAAACTGTGGCTGTGCATTCCACTGCCGATGCCAGTTCGATGGCAGTGCGGCTAGCTGATGAATCAGTGTGTATCGGACCTGCGCAGAGTAAAGACAGCTATTTGAATATCCCAGCAATCCTGAGCGCCGCTGCATTGACGGGCGCGGATGCGGTTCATCCGGGGTATGGGTTCCTTTCTGAAAACGCGCAATTTGCACGAATGGTTGAAGAACACGGCTTTGCCTTTATCGGGCCAACGCCCGAACATATTGAGCAAATGGGCGACAAGGTTACGGCCAAACAAACGGTCGCAGCGCTTGGACTTCCGGTTGTTCCGGGCTCTGATGGCGGGGTAGATACGCCGGAAGAAGGCCTGAAAATTGCCAAGAATATGGGCTTTCCGGTGATTATCAAGGCGGCTTCCGGTGGCGGTGGAAAAGGGATGCAGGTCGTATCCGATCCGGATGATTTTGAAGAACGCTTTGTTCGAGCTCGTAGCGAAGCTAAAGCCAATTTCGGTGATGATACGGTTTATATCGAAAAATTCCTTGGTAATCCGCGCCATATTGAAATTCAGGTTTTTGGAGATACGCATGGTAACGCCATTCATCTGGGTGAGCGAGACTGTTCAATCCAGCGCCGCCACCAAAAGCTGATTGAAGAGGCACCATCGCCGATCTTATCGGGAGATCTGCGTGATGAAATTGGCTGTCTGGCAGCTGATACTATCAGAGCGATGGGTTATCGGGGTGCCGGAACAATTGAGTTTTTGTATGAAGACGGCAAATTTTATTTCATGGAAATGAATACACGAATTCAGGTTGAACACCCGGTGACTGAGATGATCACAGGAATTGACTTGATAGCCGAGCAGATTCGGGTTGCCGCCGGGGAGCCTTTGACGGTGAAAAAAGAGCGTTTGCGCCTGCGTGGCCACGCGATGGAGATTCGCATTAATGCGGAAGATCCTGATAATTTTACCCCCTGCCCTGGTACGATCACTCAGTTTCATGCTGCTGGAGGCCTTGGTGTACGCTTTGATAGCGCTATCTATAATGGCTATACGATCCCGCCTTATTATGATTCGATGATTGGCAAGCTGATTGTTCATGGGCGGAATCGCGAGGAATGCATCCGGCGCATGAAACGAGCAATCCATGAAACCATTGTTAGCGGGATTAAAACGACCCTGCCGCTGCATGACTGGATTTTACGGCAAGATGCTTTTCTGAGCGGCGATTATACGATTCACTGGTTGGAAGAGCAGCTTAAAGATCGCTAA
- a CDS encoding leucyl/phenylalanyl-tRNA--protein transferase: MQLVMTPELLIEAYRQGLFPMAYSGESAYVHWICPEERGQLPIEDLHVSKSLKKTVLNNIKRNGPYKILIDTAFERVMRECAAAQEDRPETWINEPIIEVYCALHKRGMAHSVEVWEDEKLVGGVYGVSLGGAFFGESMFSRKSNTSKIALVHLCARLWKAGYLIFDTQFVNDHLLQFGAYEVSHCDYIENLNAAVKKQTDFTLSDTPGLDEATLVNEYFEMRKKHLPGEN; encoded by the coding sequence ATGCAGCTTGTGATGACGCCGGAATTGTTGATTGAAGCTTATAGGCAGGGATTATTCCCGATGGCTTATAGCGGAGAGAGTGCGTATGTGCATTGGATTTGCCCAGAAGAGCGCGGGCAATTGCCGATTGAGGATCTGCATGTTTCAAAATCTCTCAAAAAAACTGTTCTTAATAACATAAAACGAAACGGTCCGTATAAAATATTAATCGATACAGCGTTTGAGCGTGTTATGCGCGAATGTGCAGCGGCACAGGAAGATCGTCCTGAAACCTGGATCAATGAGCCTATCATAGAAGTCTATTGCGCATTGCATAAGCGCGGGATGGCCCATAGCGTTGAAGTTTGGGAAGATGAGAAGCTTGTTGGCGGGGTTTACGGCGTTTCCCTTGGCGGCGCCTTTTTTGGAGAAAGTATGTTTTCCCGCAAGTCCAATACCAGCAAAATTGCACTGGTTCATTTATGTGCGCGGCTTTGGAAGGCGGGCTATCTGATATTTGATACGCAGTTTGTAAATGATCATTTGTTACAATTTGGCGCCTATGAGGTTTCACACTGCGATTATATTGAGAATTTGAACGCGGCGGTGAAAAAACAAACCGATTTTACGCTTTCGGATACGCCGGGCTTGGATGAGGCAACGCTGGTGAACGAATATTTTGAAATGCGCAAAAAGCATCTGCCCGGCGAAAATTAA
- a CDS encoding DUF2155 domain-containing protein, translating to MPHLHNKAALLFLTGAVSLCVAALLISSRADAKPSIDYPIVKLRSLDKITARTEVFEANVGRTIKFGSVYIKVQACRKAPELEKPEAAAFLQVWDAPPAAEGEETEPEWIFSGWMFASSPGLSAMDHPIYDVWVLDCLKLENEREQPMIEEPEAFDEIREGEGVVSEEAAPDQPVIAQ from the coding sequence ATGCCGCACCTTCACAATAAAGCAGCGCTGTTATTCCTGACCGGAGCAGTGTCACTGTGTGTAGCGGCGCTGCTCATATCATCGAGGGCCGATGCAAAGCCCAGCATTGATTATCCAATTGTTAAACTTCGATCACTTGATAAAATCACCGCCCGCACAGAGGTGTTTGAAGCCAATGTCGGGCGCACGATTAAATTCGGTTCAGTCTATATTAAGGTCCAGGCCTGCCGTAAAGCGCCAGAGCTGGAAAAACCGGAGGCCGCCGCTTTCCTGCAGGTCTGGGATGCTCCACCTGCTGCTGAAGGGGAGGAAACAGAGCCAGAATGGATTTTTAGTGGCTGGATGTTTGCGTCCTCACCGGGGCTCTCGGCTATGGATCATCCTATCTATGATGTCTGGGTACTTGATTGTCTCAAGCTGGAAAATGAACGTGAGCAACCAATGATAGAAGAACCTGAGGCTTTCGATGAAATTCGTGAAGGTGAAGGTGTAGTATCTGAAGAGGCTGCGCCCGATCAGCCGGTAATCGCACAGTAA
- the mlaD gene encoding outer membrane lipid asymmetry maintenance protein MlaD, whose translation MKRSVVETALGALVVIVAVSFLMFSYKLSNIGAGSDGYEVIANFAGIGGLAAGDDVQISGVKVGTITAVELDEKTYLARVHIKVGNEVKLPLDTAALISSESLLGGRYLALEPGADEEYLGPGGVIEYTQAPQNLEQLLGQFIFNQQGENAAPSQ comes from the coding sequence ATGAAACGCTCCGTAGTTGAGACCGCCCTTGGCGCATTGGTTGTGATTGTCGCCGTGAGTTTTCTGATGTTCAGCTATAAACTCTCCAATATCGGCGCGGGCAGCGACGGTTATGAAGTGATTGCCAATTTTGCTGGCATCGGCGGGCTTGCCGCTGGCGATGACGTACAAATCAGCGGGGTAAAAGTCGGCACAATCACCGCTGTAGAACTTGATGAAAAAACCTATCTGGCGCGTGTTCACATCAAAGTTGGAAATGAAGTTAAACTTCCGCTCGATACCGCAGCTTTGATCAGCAGTGAAAGTCTTCTCGGTGGGCGTTATCTAGCGCTGGAACCTGGCGCTGATGAAGAATATCTCGGCCCCGGCGGCGTCATTGAATATACGCAGGCTCCACAAAATCTGGAGCAACTGCTAGGCCAGTTTATTTTCAACCAGCAAGGTGAAAATGCCGCACCTTCACAATAA
- a CDS encoding NADH:ubiquinone oxidoreductase subunit NDUFA12 — MGLLSFLGVLSPAHINFFTMTSGGEKVGSDQLGNIYYRAKPRLGYKRERRWVMYNGVPEASNVPPEWHGWLHYQTDEIPEEGAESFRRPWQKPHQPNMTGTNQAYRPPGHILEGGQRDKATGDYKPWMPPE; from the coding sequence ATGGGACTATTAAGCTTTCTAGGCGTTTTATCGCCCGCGCATATCAACTTCTTTACCATGACATCAGGTGGAGAAAAAGTCGGAAGCGACCAACTCGGCAATATATATTACCGCGCCAAACCGCGCCTTGGCTATAAGCGTGAACGCCGCTGGGTCATGTATAATGGTGTACCTGAGGCTTCAAATGTGCCTCCAGAATGGCATGGCTGGCTGCATTACCAGACCGATGAAATTCCCGAAGAGGGTGCAGAAAGTTTCCGCCGTCCATGGCAAAAACCGCACCAGCCTAACATGACAGGCACTAATCAAGCGTATCGCCCGCCGGGTCATATTCTTGAAGGCGGACAAAGAGACAAGGCCACAGGGGATTATAAACCCTGGATGCCTCCCGAATAG
- a CDS encoding RidA family protein, translating into MILQEKLQTLGLELPQAAAPAANYVPYVVADDDMLYIAGQIPFLNGEQMHKGRLGEDLSVEQGVEAAQACALNILAQANAAVDGDWGKVKRLVKLGGFVNCTPNFYDHPKVINGASDLMVKVMGEAGKHARFAVGAPSLPLGVSVEIDAIFELFRF; encoded by the coding sequence ATGATTTTACAAGAGAAGTTACAAACACTTGGCCTTGAACTGCCGCAAGCAGCGGCACCGGCGGCCAACTATGTCCCGTACGTGGTTGCGGATGACGATATGCTGTATATAGCCGGGCAGATTCCGTTTTTAAATGGTGAGCAGATGCATAAAGGGCGGTTGGGCGAAGATTTAAGCGTTGAGCAAGGCGTGGAAGCAGCTCAGGCTTGCGCGCTGAATATTCTGGCCCAGGCCAATGCGGCTGTAGATGGCGATTGGGGTAAGGTCAAACGCCTGGTCAAGCTGGGCGGGTTTGTGAATTGTACGCCTAATTTTTACGATCATCCGAAAGTTATTAACGGTGCATCTGACCTGATGGTTAAAGTGATGGGGGAAGCAGGCAAACATGCGCGTTTTGCTGTAGGCGCGCCATCTTTGCCGCTGGGCGTGTCGGTTGAGATTGATGCGATTTTCGAGTTGTTTAGGTTCTAG
- a CDS encoding response regulator — MSEDSFINVLIAEDNEVSRDMMTGILRAQGYNVLGAVDGESAIRVVDDNLVDIALVDINMAPTGGFEFMKYVISKGLKIPVVIITGDDSADLLTEASSLGVAKVIQKPVQPDRLLQTVQRILKRQGLNPAPLAVEGRATRYSAEELMDQTIELAADNARRGRGGPYAALVATKEGQILGTGANGRSARVDPTAHAEVMAIRKAVEKTGRDDLSDCILYCSSQPTKVGEALIVSVGIQQIYYGLSHEDTGQIKVHKQASQPTYSQLCQNQALEMFKTAKKD; from the coding sequence ATGAGTGAAGACAGCTTTATAAATGTTCTTATCGCCGAAGATAACGAGGTCAGCCGCGATATGATGACCGGTATTTTGCGTGCGCAGGGCTATAATGTTCTGGGCGCTGTGGATGGCGAAAGCGCGATTAGAGTGGTTGACGACAATCTGGTTGATATAGCGCTGGTTGACATCAATATGGCACCTACCGGCGGTTTTGAATTCATGAAATATGTGATATCCAAGGGGCTGAAAATTCCGGTTGTGATTATTACAGGTGATGATTCTGCGGATCTTTTAACGGAGGCCAGCTCTTTGGGCGTGGCCAAGGTCATCCAAAAACCCGTGCAACCGGATCGTTTGCTTCAAACGGTCCAGCGCATCTTAAAGCGTCAGGGGCTCAATCCCGCGCCATTAGCCGTTGAAGGGCGCGCAACGCGCTACAGCGCTGAAGAGCTGATGGACCAGACAATTGAACTTGCCGCAGACAACGCACGCCGAGGGCGCGGCGGGCCGTATGCGGCATTGGTTGCGACAAAAGAAGGCCAGATTTTAGGCACCGGTGCTAATGGCCGCTCCGCGCGTGTTGATCCGACCGCCCATGCCGAGGTAATGGCCATCCGCAAGGCAGTTGAAAAAACTGGGCGTGATGATTTATCGGACTGTATTCTATATTGCTCATCCCAACCGACCAAAGTCGGAGAAGCGCTGATCGTCAGCGTTGGCATTCAGCAGATCTATTACGGCCTGTCCCATGAAGATACCGGCCAGATCAAGGTCCACAAACAGGCTTCTCAGCCCACCTACAGCCAGCTTTGCCAAAATCAGGCGCTGGAAATGTTTAAAACTGCGAAAAAAGACTAG